A single Desulfovibrio gilichinskyi DNA region contains:
- a CDS encoding DNA integrity scanning protein DisA nucleotide-binding domain protein, with protein MSSDSFANLCIFHIMDGLRDGLSHFSQISRTALLYAINPGDPLRIYDPHDLLRDHEPKLKEVYIDSDEWKAGSRHDDTSRLIELIRTKDLTLAGLITCSARSSSIFYQCWFTEQHPNMCSIGPTQSWMEYAAMILSQDYAAQNILRLDSSGHLLREYSTHAVRDYIVDQRNRIMGWDTQLRVYPILDAVLGISKTKEEGAWARGDLIFIEPSELEALNYLAKFPENERPALKNHKHVRKLLQSVENSSRKLVSDGKCVVGISSCIPTNTSISANFKGERGILQLGPESVCSFADATFSSTNFKPNLVQLEETLLEIPLDANDRHDLFQFANKMVASATNQSHGCTLVLDFNEIPVKIAGQTLEEPLDLRDPEIRGLARSLTKLDGAVHIGKDVKVYGFACLLDGKAVSGENRGRGARFNSALRFTAEHPNIIVIVVSSDKPVSIIQRGAELTASCDWTQHFACVSTPPTLEDWIEE; from the coding sequence ATGAGCTCAGACTCTTTCGCTAATCTGTGCATCTTCCATATAATGGACGGATTGCGTGACGGACTTTCACACTTCTCACAGATAAGCCGGACAGCATTACTATACGCAATAAACCCCGGTGATCCTTTGCGTATTTATGACCCGCACGATTTATTGAGAGATCACGAACCGAAGCTGAAAGAAGTTTACATAGACTCAGATGAATGGAAAGCCGGAAGCAGACATGACGACACCTCGCGGCTTATTGAGCTAATCAGAACAAAAGATCTGACACTTGCCGGATTAATAACATGCAGTGCACGCTCCAGCAGTATATTTTACCAATGCTGGTTCACAGAACAACATCCCAACATGTGTTCAATCGGACCGACTCAAAGTTGGATGGAATATGCGGCTATGATACTTTCTCAGGATTATGCGGCGCAGAACATTTTGCGTCTTGATAGTTCTGGCCACCTTTTGCGCGAATATTCAACCCATGCTGTAAGAGATTACATTGTTGATCAGCGCAATCGAATCATGGGATGGGATACGCAACTGAGAGTTTACCCGATTCTTGATGCAGTTCTAGGGATATCCAAAACAAAGGAAGAAGGCGCATGGGCCCGCGGGGATCTTATTTTTATTGAACCGTCAGAGCTGGAAGCATTAAATTATCTGGCAAAATTCCCGGAAAATGAAAGACCGGCACTAAAAAACCATAAGCATGTCAGAAAGCTTCTGCAATCTGTAGAAAATTCCAGCAGAAAGCTGGTATCTGACGGGAAATGTGTTGTCGGTATCTCATCGTGCATACCTACAAACACCTCTATTTCCGCTAATTTCAAAGGAGAAAGAGGGATTCTGCAACTTGGACCGGAATCAGTGTGCAGTTTCGCAGATGCAACTTTTTCATCAACAAATTTCAAGCCTAATTTAGTCCAGCTCGAAGAGACTCTCCTTGAAATTCCACTTGATGCCAATGACAGACACGATTTATTTCAATTTGCAAATAAAATGGTAGCAAGCGCAACTAATCAAAGCCACGGATGCACACTGGTTTTAGATTTTAATGAAATTCCTGTAAAAATAGCCGGGCAGACTCTCGAAGAACCGCTTGATTTGCGAGATCCTGAAATTCGCGGTTTAGCCCGGTCCCTGACAAAATTGGACGGGGCAGTACATATCGGAAAAGATGTAAAAGTTTACGGGTTTGCATGCCTGCTGGACGGGAAAGCTGTTTCAGGTGAAAACAGAGGAAGAGGAGCACGGTTTAATTCTGCCCTACGCTTTACCGCGGAACATCCGAATATAATTGTAATTGTAGTTTCTTCCGACAAACCGGTTTCAATTATTCAACGCGGAGCGGAACTGACGGCAAGTTGTGATTGGACGCAGCATTTTGCCTGTGTAAGTACTCCGCCCACTCTAGAAGATTGGATTGAAGAATAA
- a CDS encoding YgiQ family radical SAM protein, which yields MTNTIIASKTKQPDFLPMTRREMDRLGWDEPDILLVSGDSYIDHPSFGIPLLGRVLTAHGYKVALICQPDWNDTKQIEALGRPRLYAGVSAGALDSMVSHYTSFRKKRSDDAYTPGGKAGARPNRACIIYTNLLKKAFKGLPVILGGIEASLRRVSHFDFWTDKVRKTILMDSKADLLIYGMGERAMLEAADRLSQAAEPSNKVLRNINGTAFMGNIEDVPADAEVINLPSHQEIIDNPQMLMKATLLLEEQVHHGKSWAIQKTDNRHVVITPPSPYLTTAELDWLYTLPFARLPHPTYEGKGRIPAADMIEFSITSHRGCGGGCSFCSIAMHQGRHIRSRSKKSILNEAAEMNSHVDFRGSISDIGGPSANMWNAKCSLERDICKRKSCLVPNVCPNFKYDQKANLDLLKQVKNIEGIKHVRVASGVRFDLGLKDRTSLREIFKEFVGGQLKVAPEHISPAVLKHMRKPDLPVFESFLELFKAESSKAGKDQYVIPYLMSAFPGCTDADMRMLADWLKSKGWSPKQVQCFIPTPGTVAAAMYYTGTSPEGERIFVARTDAQRLKQHGILIPDSGRDPRSIRHKDKQDKPEKTDSKTKQKDFKGNKKFKGKGKTEPFFKKTKKN from the coding sequence ATGACAAACACAATTATCGCTTCAAAAACAAAGCAACCTGATTTTCTGCCCATGACAAGAAGAGAAATGGACAGGCTCGGATGGGATGAGCCTGATATTCTTCTCGTGTCAGGCGATAGCTATATAGATCATCCAAGTTTCGGAATCCCGCTGTTAGGCAGAGTTTTGACTGCTCATGGATATAAAGTTGCGCTTATCTGTCAACCTGACTGGAATGATACTAAACAGATCGAAGCCCTCGGCCGCCCGCGTTTATATGCCGGAGTCTCTGCCGGAGCACTTGATTCTATGGTTTCGCACTATACATCATTCCGTAAAAAAAGAAGTGATGATGCTTACACGCCCGGTGGAAAAGCCGGAGCCAGACCAAACCGTGCATGTATAATTTATACAAATCTTTTAAAAAAAGCTTTCAAAGGACTGCCTGTAATCTTAGGCGGAATTGAAGCTTCCCTGCGCCGGGTTTCGCATTTCGATTTCTGGACCGATAAAGTCCGCAAAACAATTCTTATGGACAGCAAAGCTGACCTTTTGATTTACGGCATGGGCGAACGGGCTATGCTTGAAGCTGCGGACCGACTTTCACAAGCAGCTGAACCTTCAAACAAAGTACTGCGAAATATTAACGGTACGGCGTTCATGGGTAATATTGAAGATGTTCCTGCGGATGCGGAAGTAATAAACCTACCGTCACATCAAGAGATTATCGACAATCCGCAAATGTTAATGAAAGCAACACTTCTGCTGGAAGAACAAGTTCACCACGGTAAGTCATGGGCAATTCAAAAAACAGACAACAGGCATGTCGTCATAACACCCCCGTCGCCTTACCTCACCACCGCTGAACTGGATTGGCTTTATACACTGCCGTTTGCAAGACTGCCCCACCCTACCTATGAAGGAAAGGGAAGAATCCCCGCTGCGGATATGATTGAATTCAGCATAACATCTCACCGCGGATGCGGCGGAGGATGTTCTTTCTGCTCTATTGCTATGCACCAAGGAAGGCACATTCGTTCCCGCAGTAAAAAGTCCATTTTAAATGAAGCTGCTGAAATGAATTCACATGTTGATTTCAGAGGTTCCATCTCAGACATAGGCGGCCCAAGTGCCAATATGTGGAACGCAAAATGCTCGCTTGAAAGAGATATCTGCAAGCGTAAAAGCTGCCTTGTACCAAATGTCTGTCCTAATTTTAAGTATGATCAAAAAGCGAACCTTGATCTCTTGAAACAGGTTAAAAATATTGAAGGAATAAAACATGTACGTGTTGCCAGCGGAGTAAGGTTCGATCTTGGACTTAAAGACCGCACCAGTTTGCGTGAAATATTTAAAGAATTTGTCGGAGGACAGTTAAAAGTTGCTCCCGAGCATATATCACCAGCCGTTCTGAAACATATGCGCAAACCGGATCTTCCTGTATTCGAAAGCTTTCTTGAACTTTTTAAGGCCGAATCTAGCAAAGCAGGCAAAGATCAATATGTCATTCCTTATTTGATGAGTGCATTCCCCGGCTGCACTGATGCGGATATGCGCATGCTTGCCGACTGGCTTAAATCAAAGGGCTGGTCACCTAAACAGGTACAATGCTTTATCCCGACTCCCGGGACTGTTGCCGCAGCTATGTATTACACAGGCACATCACCGGAAGGGGAACGGATCTTTGTTGCAAGGACAGATGCCCAACGTTTGAAACAGCATGGCATTCTCATTCCGGACTCAGGGCGTGACCCGAGAAGTATCCGCCATAAAGATAAACAGGATAAACCGGAAAAAACCGATTCAAAAACTAAACAAAAAGATTTTAAAGGAAATAAAAAGTTTAAAGGGAAAGGTAAAACAGAACCATTTTTCAAAAAAACTAAAAAAAATTAA
- a CDS encoding PocR ligand-binding domain-containing protein, producing the protein MAKPIDKNHYATPENEEAPKLLFKDLIKFDELQKMLEVSYSATGMPSGIIDAITGEVYADAGWQKICTDFHRVHPETNAKCIASDTAITDKIKHGQYFANKCRNGLWDIGVPVHCMGTHIATFFLGQFFYINEEPDISFFINQAERLGFDKEKYLEALAEIPRFTREQVQQTLKYNTALADFLSELASSSMKYKQEISQRKIAEKELRNLQNYLSNIIDSMPSALIGVNLDGIITQWNKGAEQVSSLASKQAVGQPLEKVLPRLSSEMDKIKLAIATRQKKLESAKPCIINNETKYEDLTIYPLVENGVSGAVIRIDDVTDRINLEKMMIQSEKMMSIGGLAAGMAHEINNPLAGIIGYAYNIKNRLFGDLEKNSDTAQKCNISLPNLQEYLTRREIPRMVDGIINAGHRASLIISNVLNFSRKSESNFTEHSLIDLLDNTLELIENDYNLNKKYDFKKIEIIKDYDRNIPAIKCEGNEIQQVLLNILKNGAESMSGKEYSDDKPRFICRISQQNEIAIIEIEDSGTGIGEQDRKRIFEPFYTTKEIGKGTGLGLSISYFIIVNQHNGSLEVQSKPGSWTKFTIKLPFADRT; encoded by the coding sequence ATGGCTAAACCAATTGATAAAAATCATTATGCAACCCCTGAAAATGAAGAGGCTCCTAAGCTGTTATTCAAAGATTTAATTAAATTTGATGAACTTCAGAAAATGCTTGAAGTAAGTTATAGTGCGACAGGAATGCCATCCGGAATAATAGATGCAATCACGGGGGAAGTATACGCAGATGCCGGATGGCAAAAGATATGTACAGATTTTCATAGAGTTCATCCAGAAACAAATGCCAAATGTATTGCGAGCGATACAGCCATCACTGATAAAATTAAACATGGCCAATACTTCGCTAATAAATGTCGCAATGGGCTATGGGATATAGGTGTACCGGTACATTGCATGGGCACACACATAGCCACTTTTTTTCTTGGACAATTTTTTTATATAAATGAAGAACCAGATATAAGCTTTTTTATTAATCAGGCAGAAAGATTAGGATTCGACAAAGAAAAATACCTTGAAGCTCTCGCTGAAATTCCAAGATTTACAAGAGAACAAGTACAACAAACATTAAAATACAACACTGCTCTGGCTGATTTCTTATCAGAATTAGCCTCCAGCAGTATGAAATACAAACAAGAAATTTCGCAAAGAAAGATTGCAGAAAAAGAACTTCGTAACTTACAAAACTACCTTTCCAACATAATCGATTCAATGCCCTCTGCTCTGATCGGTGTTAATCTTGATGGAATAATTACCCAATGGAACAAGGGAGCCGAACAGGTATCAAGTTTGGCATCTAAGCAGGCTGTCGGGCAGCCCTTGGAAAAAGTTCTTCCCCGACTATCCTCGGAAATGGATAAAATAAAACTTGCCATAGCAACTAGACAAAAAAAACTGGAAAGTGCCAAGCCCTGTATCATTAATAACGAAACAAAATACGAAGACCTCACTATCTATCCTTTAGTCGAAAACGGAGTTAGCGGAGCGGTAATTCGCATTGATGATGTCACGGATCGGATAAATCTGGAAAAGATGATGATTCAATCAGAAAAGATGATGTCAATTGGCGGCCTTGCGGCCGGGATGGCCCACGAAATCAATAACCCGTTAGCCGGTATTATAGGATATGCATACAATATTAAAAACCGTCTCTTTGGTGACCTTGAAAAAAACAGTGATACAGCTCAAAAGTGTAATATATCTTTGCCAAATTTACAAGAATACCTCACCCGGCGCGAAATACCACGCATGGTTGACGGTATAATCAACGCCGGGCATCGAGCGTCTTTAATCATCAGCAACGTTTTAAATTTCAGTCGTAAAAGTGAATCAAATTTTACCGAGCATAGTTTAATTGATCTTTTAGATAATACTCTGGAACTGATTGAAAACGATTACAATTTGAACAAAAAATATGATTTTAAAAAAATTGAAATTATTAAAGACTATGACCGGAACATACCTGCTATCAAATGCGAAGGTAATGAAATTCAGCAAGTACTTCTTAATATATTAAAGAACGGAGCTGAATCTATGTCGGGAAAAGAATATTCTGACGATAAGCCACGCTTTATATGCAGGATAAGTCAACAAAATGAGATAGCTATTATTGAGATAGAAGATAGTGGCACAGGTATTGGCGAACAAGATCGAAAAAGAATTTTTGAACCTTTTTATACCACAAAAGAAATTGGCAAAGGTACGGGACTGGGCCTTTCTATCTCATATTTCATTATAGTCAACCAGCATAATGGATCTCTGGAAGTACAATCAAAACCCGGTTCTTGGACTAAATTCACCATTAAACTGCCCTTTGCCGATCGAACATAG
- the thiD gene encoding bifunctional hydroxymethylpyrimidine kinase/phosphomethylpyrimidine kinase has translation MNSLPCVLTIAGSDSGGGAGIQADLKTISMLGCYGASAITAITAQNTVTVSGIEPVTPEFVALQIETVCADINVKAAKTGMLFSASIIKSVATALAGKSFPLVVDPVCVATSGARLLKEDAVEAMKRLFPLADLITPNIPEAELFADMEIKTREDVFKAIEILLETGPKAVLIKGGHFDSVAATDWLGIKGQKPIPFMQQRVKTKNTHGTGCTLSAAIASGLAKGQNLVTAILGAQKYLNLALRAGFNLGEGGGPPNHLAPMLITGMKESVLSDLHECGLRLTKMDGLYKLIPESRMNVAAALPCASEIDDVAAFTGRIGCTRKGEIIVGGSPAFGASAHMAKVVLCARKHNPEINCAVGIKYDDQILAAVAKCGFVEAWFDLADKPDNLNREIGSHLEWGTCEALAHHDDVTKVDVVCDPGDIGVEPFVRILGKDFQDLEEKLKRLIGFLKN, from the coding sequence ATGAATTCGCTTCCATGTGTATTAACGATAGCCGGGTCGGATTCCGGCGGTGGTGCCGGGATTCAAGCTGACCTTAAAACAATATCCATGTTAGGCTGTTACGGAGCAAGTGCCATTACGGCCATTACTGCTCAGAATACAGTTACAGTGTCCGGTATTGAGCCTGTAACTCCGGAATTTGTCGCATTACAGATTGAAACGGTTTGTGCCGATATTAATGTTAAAGCTGCAAAGACTGGTATGTTGTTTTCTGCTTCGATAATAAAATCTGTCGCAACGGCTTTAGCCGGCAAATCTTTTCCACTTGTTGTTGATCCTGTCTGCGTTGCAACCAGCGGTGCAAGACTTCTTAAGGAAGATGCAGTGGAAGCAATGAAGAGATTGTTTCCATTAGCTGATCTAATTACTCCTAACATACCGGAAGCAGAGCTTTTTGCGGATATGGAAATTAAAACCCGTGAAGACGTATTCAAAGCAATTGAAATTCTCCTTGAAACGGGACCGAAAGCCGTTTTGATTAAAGGCGGGCATTTTGATTCTGTTGCGGCAACGGATTGGCTTGGTATTAAAGGTCAAAAACCGATTCCTTTCATGCAGCAGCGGGTTAAAACTAAAAATACTCATGGCACAGGATGCACTCTTTCCGCTGCGATAGCTTCCGGTCTGGCAAAAGGGCAGAATCTTGTTACCGCAATTTTAGGAGCTCAAAAATATCTGAATCTTGCCCTCCGTGCCGGGTTTAACCTTGGTGAAGGCGGCGGGCCTCCAAATCACCTTGCACCTATGTTGATTACTGGTATGAAAGAGAGCGTTTTGTCAGATCTGCATGAATGTGGATTACGGCTGACTAAAATGGACGGACTTTATAAGTTAATTCCAGAGAGCCGGATGAATGTTGCCGCGGCCCTTCCTTGCGCTTCTGAGATAGATGATGTCGCAGCATTTACCGGGCGTATTGGATGCACCCGCAAGGGGGAAATTATTGTAGGCGGTTCTCCGGCTTTCGGAGCATCAGCACATATGGCAAAAGTTGTTCTTTGCGCCAGGAAACATAACCCCGAGATTAACTGTGCTGTCGGCATTAAGTATGATGATCAAATTTTAGCCGCTGTTGCAAAGTGCGGCTTCGTTGAAGCATGGTTTGATCTTGCAGATAAACCTGACAACTTGAATAGAGAGATCGGAAGTCATCTTGAATGGGGAACATGTGAGGCTCTTGCACATCATGATGATGTAACCAAAGTGGATGTTGTCTGCGATCCCGGGGATATTGGGGTTGAGCCTTTTGTAAGAATTTTAGGAAAGGATTTTCAAGACCTTGAAGAAAAACTTAAGCGTTTAATCGGATTTTTGAAAAACTAA
- a CDS encoding DnaB-like helicase N-terminal domain-containing protein: MSTLAPPNNLELERAALGAVLRSSGQNIDSLLPILKSPDHFYSPVHQDLWRTILAMHRDQIPVDIVTLNDRLIKNGRSDACGAAWAESY, encoded by the coding sequence ATGAGTACGCTTGCGCCTCCCAATAATCTTGAGCTTGAAAGGGCTGCTCTTGGTGCTGTTTTACGTAGCAGTGGACAAAATATTGATTCGCTGCTTCCTATCTTAAAATCACCTGATCATTTTTACAGTCCAGTTCACCAGGATCTATGGCGGACTATTCTGGCCATGCATCGTGACCAGATCCCCGTAGATATAGTAACGCTTAATGATCGGCTTATTAAAAACGGTCGATCAGATGCTTGTGGCGCAGCTTGGGCAGAATCTTATTGA
- a CDS encoding helix-turn-helix domain-containing protein, which yields MTIEAGSGNVFADLGLEQPEELTYKANIIMEIQNAIKVRGITQTMAAEICGTDQPTLSKILRGNITLATTDRLFTWLVRLGYIVKIT from the coding sequence ATGACAATAGAAGCTGGATCAGGAAATGTGTTTGCAGACCTTGGCTTAGAACAACCGGAAGAGTTAACCTACAAGGCTAATATCATCATGGAAATTCAAAATGCCATCAAGGTTCGTGGAATCACCCAGACCATGGCGGCAGAGATTTGCGGCACAGATCAGCCGACCTTATCGAAAATATTAAGAGGAAATATTACCCTCGCAACAACAGATAGACTTTTTACTTGGCTGGTCAGACTCGGGTATATCGTTAAGATTACTTAG
- a CDS encoding type II toxin-antitoxin system RelE/ParE family toxin, whose product MSVNQRQLFWVGTSLKDLLGQPVEVRQCVGYALHVVQDGRTPENAKAFKQGGSGVIEISIDHDTDTFRTMYVAKLDKGVYVLQSFQMKSKSGKATPKADIDKIQARYKETLKADKE is encoded by the coding sequence ATGAGTGTAAATCAACGTCAGCTGTTCTGGGTCGGAACCAGCCTTAAAGATCTTCTCGGGCAACCTGTAGAAGTAAGGCAATGTGTAGGATACGCTCTGCATGTAGTTCAGGACGGAAGAACGCCGGAGAACGCTAAAGCGTTTAAACAAGGCGGCTCCGGTGTAATTGAAATCAGCATAGACCATGACACGGATACATTTAGAACCATGTACGTGGCTAAGCTCGATAAAGGAGTATATGTCTTGCAGTCATTTCAAATGAAATCAAAAAGCGGCAAAGCTACCCCGAAAGCCGATATTGATAAGATTCAAGCCAGATACAAAGAAACTTTGAAAGCAGATAAAGAATAA
- a CDS encoding permease: MKIFFTLWHEAAVTSLGLFWMAFWAFGLGYLVSSMIQVFMTRKRMKQGMGETSVGSVTLGTFFGFISSSCSFAALSTTRSLFVKGAGLVPALAFMLASTNLVVELGIIIGVFLSWQFVAGEYIGGILLILIMWIVVRLTLPKGLESQAREHAREQTGDEEEDEEQDWRKLITSSEGWHRVAHRYVMEWDMVWKDVTIGFTVAGIISAFVPRAFFQVLFISSDVADPAFWQVLAQAVVGPIAAFFTFIGSMGNIPLAAVLFNNGVSFAGVMAFIFSDLVVFPILRIQARYYGWKMAMYLMAVLLFVLVSTSVILHYGFAAFDLLPGGAPARMISDRTFFAVDLTLALNLAFITLSVVFWGWKRLAGHAEMSHGSATIGDRILLGVSLAAYGWLVVGVFLPL; this comes from the coding sequence ATGAAGATTTTTTTTACATTGTGGCATGAAGCGGCTGTGACATCCCTGGGTCTGTTCTGGATGGCATTCTGGGCTTTTGGACTTGGTTATCTGGTCAGTAGCATGATCCAGGTGTTCATGACCCGCAAGAGGATGAAACAGGGTATGGGAGAAACCTCAGTAGGCAGCGTAACGCTGGGGACTTTTTTTGGTTTTATCTCCAGCTCATGCAGTTTTGCAGCCCTTTCCACCACCCGTTCGCTTTTTGTCAAAGGAGCAGGGTTGGTGCCCGCGTTGGCGTTCATGCTGGCCTCCACCAATCTTGTCGTGGAGCTCGGAATCATCATTGGTGTTTTTCTGTCTTGGCAGTTCGTGGCTGGAGAATATATCGGAGGTATCCTTCTTATACTTATCATGTGGATTGTGGTGCGACTCACTCTTCCAAAGGGACTTGAGAGTCAGGCTCGTGAACATGCCCGGGAGCAGACTGGGGACGAGGAAGAGGACGAAGAGCAGGACTGGCGCAAGCTCATAACCTCCAGCGAAGGATGGCATCGGGTCGCCCACCGTTATGTCATGGAGTGGGATATGGTCTGGAAGGACGTGACCATCGGTTTTACCGTGGCCGGTATTATTTCCGCCTTTGTGCCGAGGGCGTTCTTTCAGGTGCTTTTCATCAGTTCGGACGTAGCCGATCCGGCCTTCTGGCAGGTACTGGCCCAAGCAGTGGTCGGGCCGATTGCCGCTTTTTTTACCTTCATAGGCTCCATGGGCAATATCCCCCTGGCAGCGGTGCTGTTCAACAATGGCGTCAGTTTTGCTGGAGTCATGGCCTTCATCTTCAGCGATTTAGTAGTTTTTCCAATACTCCGTATACAGGCTCGCTATTATGGCTGGAAGATGGCCATGTACTTGATGGCAGTACTGCTTTTCGTGCTCGTTTCCACCTCGGTGATACTGCACTATGGTTTTGCCGCCTTCGACCTGTTGCCGGGCGGTGCTCCCGCGCGTATGATTTCGGACCGGACCTTTTTTGCCGTTGACTTAACTCTGGCACTGAATCTGGCGTTCATCACGCTTTCAGTCGTTTTCTGGGGCTGGAAGCGACTGGCCGGGCACGCCGAAATGTCACATGGATCTGCTACAATAGGTGACCGAATCCTCCTGGGGGTTTCCCTGGCTGCCTATGGCTGGCTTGTTGTAGGAGTATTTCTTCCTCTGTAA
- a CDS encoding Spy/CpxP family protein refolding chaperone, whose product MTKKITLFSCMMFMLLFSSAAFGQMMGSGGGMGYGGGMRSNSMWNNYQPTPEQEKTFQEITSKYQPSFAKLKDAMWAKRVQLNGILAQDKINRKQTTALAKEVGALIAQCYELQVEMQADMREKGISYYGMGMMHGGMMDMMDMMMDGGRYSPRGAQQGYGNRGMMQ is encoded by the coding sequence ATGACAAAAAAAATCACTCTGTTTTCGTGTATGATGTTTATGCTCCTTTTCTCTTCAGCTGCCTTTGGGCAGATGATGGGATCAGGTGGGGGAATGGGATATGGTGGAGGAATGAGATCTAACAGCATGTGGAATAACTACCAACCGACGCCCGAGCAGGAGAAGACCTTTCAGGAAATTACCAGTAAGTATCAACCTTCCTTCGCAAAGCTCAAAGACGCAATGTGGGCAAAGCGAGTGCAGCTGAATGGAATTCTTGCTCAGGATAAAATCAACAGAAAGCAGACAACAGCTCTCGCCAAGGAAGTTGGAGCTCTAATAGCTCAGTGTTATGAGCTTCAAGTGGAAATGCAGGCTGACATGCGCGAAAAAGGAATATCCTACTACGGCATGGGCATGATGCATGGCGGAATGATGGATATGATGGACATGATGATGGACGGCGGCCGATATTCTCCACGCGGCGCTCAACAAGGATACGGAAATCGCGGTATGATGCAGTAA
- a CDS encoding LysE family translocator, with product MFTLITAMCIFSLTMSITPGPVNMVIVASGASYGFRRTLPFISGATIGFILLLITLGLGLMQFVTAYPTFLNYMSIAGSSFIIYIGYKIGTAKPELTIEDNNCPNFKQGFIMQWLNPKAWLACIAGLSMFMDEKSHDPLILFSTLYFAICYLSLSLWAILGSKVGIILSTPNKIRIFNVSMGSLLCTCAAYLFFESVY from the coding sequence ATGTTTACACTAATTACCGCTATGTGCATTTTCTCTCTTACAATGTCCATTACCCCGGGACCAGTCAACATGGTCATCGTAGCTTCCGGCGCAAGCTACGGGTTTCGAAGAACACTACCGTTCATATCTGGTGCTACTATAGGATTTATTTTATTACTGATCACTCTTGGACTCGGGCTTATGCAATTTGTAACAGCCTACCCGACTTTTTTAAATTATATGTCAATAGCAGGATCTTCATTCATCATATATATTGGCTACAAAATAGGCACAGCAAAACCTGAACTTACTATCGAAGACAACAATTGTCCTAACTTTAAACAAGGTTTCATCATGCAATGGCTCAACCCTAAAGCATGGTTAGCATGCATAGCAGGTCTTTCAATGTTTATGGATGAAAAGTCACATGATCCTCTAATATTATTTTCAACTCTCTATTTTGCAATATGCTACCTGTCTCTTTCCCTGTGGGCAATTTTGGGAAGCAAGGTCGGAATCATACTGAGTACACCAAATAAAATAAGAATCTTTAACGTTTCCATGGGAAGTCTGCTCTGTACCTGCGCAGCCTATCTATTCTTTGAATCTGTATACTAA
- a CDS encoding LysR family transcriptional regulator — MELYQLVSFVVVAEEGNMTRAATRLNLSQPAVSAQVKSLEEELCFPLFQRTSKGMKLTQEGVILKTKVDIVLRDVDDLNNEVEKMRGNAFSKITLGVNTDPGLLRLKDIYKKLTDQYPDISLTVQESMSWDVVGKLNSKKIDLGFSYIVPHDDRIDAQLLGEIDLTVVGPEAWRSLLDGKTEKDLAAFPWVWTSEHCPLNMILTEFFESIKEQPVKAIVVDQEAAILKLVSDGVGLSVMPSNKVKNLEHQYGVFSVAKLNKRLKLYILCLKQRKMNHSISIFLDVIKDVWRVGD; from the coding sequence ATGGAGTTGTATCAGCTTGTTTCATTTGTTGTAGTGGCAGAAGAGGGGAATATGACCCGTGCTGCAACTCGTTTGAATTTGAGTCAGCCAGCAGTTAGTGCTCAGGTTAAATCTTTAGAGGAAGAGTTATGTTTTCCTCTTTTTCAAAGAACATCGAAAGGTATGAAGCTTACGCAGGAAGGGGTAATACTGAAGACAAAGGTTGATATTGTGCTGCGTGATGTTGATGATCTCAATAATGAAGTAGAAAAAATGCGAGGAAATGCCTTTAGCAAAATTACTCTTGGAGTTAACACAGATCCGGGACTTTTACGTTTGAAAGATATCTACAAAAAGTTAACGGACCAATATCCTGATATCTCCTTGACTGTGCAGGAGTCGATGAGTTGGGATGTGGTTGGAAAGTTGAATTCAAAAAAAATTGATTTAGGCTTTTCTTATATTGTTCCGCATGATGATAGAATTGATGCGCAACTACTTGGAGAAATAGATTTAACAGTTGTTGGACCGGAAGCATGGCGGAGTCTTTTGGACGGAAAAACTGAGAAAGATCTTGCCGCGTTCCCGTGGGTATGGACAAGTGAGCATTGTCCTCTGAATATGATTCTCACTGAATTTTTTGAAAGTATCAAAGAACAGCCTGTCAAAGCAATTGTTGTTGATCAGGAGGCAGCTATTTTGAAATTGGTTTCTGATGGTGTTGGTCTGTCTGTAATGCCCTCAAATAAAGTAAAAAACTTAGAGCACCAGTATGGGGTGTTTTCTGTTGCAAAATTGAATAAAAGACTAAAACTTTATATTCTTTGCCTTAAGCAACGGAAAATGAACCATAGCATTTCAATTTTTCTAGATGTGATTAAAGATGTATGGAGGGTGGGTGACTGA